From Plectropomus leopardus isolate mb chromosome 17, YSFRI_Pleo_2.0, whole genome shotgun sequence, a single genomic window includes:
- the srebf2 gene encoding LOW QUALITY PROTEIN: sterol regulatory element-binding protein 2 (The sequence of the model RefSeq protein was modified relative to this genomic sequence to represent the inferred CDS: deleted 1 base in 1 codon), with protein sequence MDSGEYISSMDNMDPTLAELGDEFTLGDIDEMLQFVSNQVGDFPDLFEDQMTAAGSAQSGGGASATPRPAIQTPQTPQTPAPAVYQSSPTSLAPSQTLTPQSVPLTPPLTPVQTPSPPPVQQQVTRSPPLLQPRPQVVQPIQPQPQQTAQPTIQMHTQGIAMQTQSFPVHTLVQTHSQTPLPIQTQAAQTVMIASNGGQSRFIQSPVICHQSPAPGFQVLQPQMQSIMTSPQLQPMTIQHQRVLTPTCQTIQTLSPAPTTVHTMQQQMQQVPVLVQQPQILKTDSLVLTTLKPDGTQVLSTMQSPTGITTLTTPIQNTALQVPTLMSSNILTTVPVVMGGGDKLPIKQLQPGSSQCTNAARTSVDQGQVMGGVVGPGGVVKEGERRTTHNIIEKRYRSSINDKIIELRDLVMGNDAKMHKSGVLRKAIDYIKYLQQVNHKLRQENLALKMGNQKNKQVILSEDVELKEEIVMMSPPASDSGSGSPHQFSPYCVDSEPGSPLLEHDQMKSEPESPSSVGVMDGSRLLLCALTFFCLSLNPLPSLLGSEASGSPNLSGGHGPTRTLVWFPTHTQDFASWLRCLLPWVMVWVLSGVGAVWGCVRVLYLWEPVTPLHSPKSVSFWRHRKQADLHLNRGDYTAAMTSLETCLSVLTRALPSTNLDLVCSLCWNLIRYFLHRPTPLGWLVHQVGGKHEGEEARTSAKDAALVYHRLSQLQLTGKLPQRSSLWALSVSLSAVNLSESAQGKMAPAQLTQIYVTAATTLRTVLGHHLSCLPGYLLSCAESAAYQSETKTIPDCLRWLFTPLGRQFFLSCDWSVKSESSDGVYTSQRDPVDPIAQLHRCFCRKLLERAVHTLIQPQSESEAGKHKNDSGEFSSALEFLQLLNSCTEDSHSPPPPFSTPPNHTTTPVGDPVSRWWALVLKAAVHWLQGDDVAVRSLLAEAERMPRALHTLDHPLPKAVLLLCKAVQMSLSPLKGEGAIACLSHCDRASSYLRSSISVPVAQTGNWLNKGVELLICDLLLTLRTSLWQRGGSSNGEPGLAPGSQLAGFQRDLSALRKLTQCYRQAQHKVFLHETTVRLMAGASPTRTHQLLEHNLRRRTHNSYTAEGECVLGERERAHAILLACRHLPMPLLTPPGHRARLLAEAKRTLERVGDRRSLQDCQQILLRLSGGTTIAAS encoded by the exons AGATGCTGCAGTTTGTCAGCAACCAGGTGGGGGACTTCCCAGACCTGTTTGAGGATCAGATGACCGCAGCAGGCTCTGCACAGAGTGGCGGCGGCGCCAGCGCCACTCCACGACCCGCCATTCAAACCCCTCAGACTCCCCAGACACCAGCCCCTGCTGTCTACCAGAGCTCCCCCACCAGCCTCGCCCCCTCACAGACTCTCACTCCCCAGTCTGTGCCCCTCACCCCTCCCCTCACCCCTGTACagaccccctccccccccccggTGCAGCAGCAGGTGACCCGCAGCCCTCCGCTCCTCCAGCCACGGCCTCAGGTGGTCCAGCCCATCCAGCCTCAGCCCCAACAGACAGCCCAGCCCACCATCCAG ATGCACACCCAGGGGATCGCCATGCAGACCCAGAGCTTCCCGGTCCACACCCTGGTTCAGACTCACAGTCAGACGCCCCTGCCCATCCAGACCCAGGCGGCCCAAACTGTGATGATTGCCTCCAACGGCGGGCAGTCACGATTCATCCAGAGCCCCGTCATCTGCCACCAGAGCCCTGCTCCTGGTTTCCAAG TCCTCCAACCTCAGATGCAGAGCATTATGACGTCACCACAGCTCCAACCAATGACCATACAGCACCAGCGTGTTCTGACCCCAACCTGTCAGACCATCCAGACCCTCTCCCCAGCGCCCACCACAGTCCACACTATgcaacagcagatgcagcaaGTACCT GTTCTGGTCCAGCAGCCTCAGATTCTGAAGACAGATTCTCTCGTCCTGACGACACTGAAACCAGACGGCACACAGGTGCTTTCTACCATGCAGAGCCCCACAGGCATCACCACGTTGACTACGCCCATCCAGAACACAGCTCTGCAAGTCCCG ACGCTTATGAGCAGCAACATCCTGACCACCGTCCCTGTTGTGATGGGAGGAGGAGACAAACTGCCTATTAAGCAGCTCCAGCCAGGCTCCTCCCAATGCACGAACGCAGCCAGAACAAGCGTGGATCAGGGTCAGGTGATGGGAGGAGTGGTAGGTCCCGGAGGAGTGGTGAAGGAGGGCGAGAGGAGGACGACCCACAACATCATCGAGAAGAGGTACCGGTCATCCATCAACGACAAGATCATCGAGCTCAGAGATCTGGTCATGGGCAACGACGCAAAG ATGCACAAGTCAGGAGTGCTGAGGAAGGCCATCGACTACATCAAGTACCTGCAGCAGGTCAACCACAAACTACGGCAGGAGAACTTGGCTCTTAAGATGGGAAACCAGAAGAACA AGCAAGTGATTCTGTCTGAAGACGTGGAGCTTAAAGAGGAAATAGTGATGATGTCACCTCCAGCCTCGGACTCTGGTTCTGGTTCCCCTCACCAGTTCTCTCCTTACTGTGTGGACTCGGAGCCGGGCAGCCCCTTACTGGAGCACGATCAG ATGAAGAGTGAGCCAGAATCTCCCTCCTCGGTCGGAGTGATGGACGGTTCTCGGCTGCTTCTCTGCGCCCTGACCTTCTTCTGCCTGTCCCTAAACCCGCTGCCGTCTCTGTTGGGCTCTGAGGCCTCAGGGAGCCCCAACCTGTCTGGGGGCCACGGGCCAACTCGAACACTCGTCTGGTTCCCAACTCACACTCAGGACTTTG CGTCCTGGCTGCGGTGCCTGTTGCCGTGGGTGATGGTGTGGGTGCTGAGCGGTGTGGGAGCAGTGTGGGGCTGTGTCCGGGTGCTCTATCTGTGGGAACCCGTCACACCCCTGCACTCGCCAAAATCTGTGTCGTTCTGGAGGCATCGCAAACAAGCCGACCTGCATCTTAACCGA gGAGATTACACAGCAGCTATGACCAGTTTGGAGACGTGCCTGTCCGTCTTGACCAGAGCGCTTCCTTCAACCAATCTGGACCTGGTCTGCTCGCTGTGCTGGAATCTGATTCGCTACTTCTTGCATCGTCCAACTCCTCTGGGTTGGCTGGTTCATCAGGTTGGAGGAAAGCATGAGGGGGAGGAGGCCAGGACGAGTGCGAAGGATGCAGCTCTGGTTTACCACCGGCTGAGCCAGCTGCAACTCACAG gaAAGCTGCCTCAGCGTAGCAGCCTGTGGgctttgtctgtgtctctgagcGCAGTCAACCTCAGCGAGAGCGCCCAAGGCAAAATGGCCCCGGCCCAGCTCACCCAGATCTATGTCACTGCAGCAACCACCCTGCGCACTGTGCTGGGCCACCACCTCTCCTGTCTGCCT GGTTATTTGTTGAGCTGTGCAGAGAGTGCGGCCTACCAATCAGAGACCAAGACGATCCCTGACTGCCTGCGCTGGCTCTTCACCCCGCTGGGTCGGCAGTTCTTCCTGAGCTGCGATTGGTCGGTGAAGTCAGAGAGCAGCGACGGGGTGTACACGTCTCAGAGAGACCCAG ttGACCCCATCGCCCAGCTGCACCGCTGCTTCTGCAGGAAGCTTTTAGAGAGAGCCGTTCACACCCTCATCCAGCCGCAGAGCGAGTCTGAAGCAGGCAAACACAAGAACGACTCAGG GGAGTTTTCCAGTGCGCTGGAGTTCCTCCAGTTGTTGAACAGCTGTACAGAAGACTCtcactcccctcctcctcccttctcaACTCCTCCCAATCACACCACCACGCCAG TGGGAGACCCAGTGAGTCGTTGGTGGGCTCTGGTCCTGAAGGCTGCCGTGCATTGGCTGCAGGGTGATGATGTCGCAGTGAGGTCACTGTTGGCAGAGGCGGAGCGGATGCCGAGGGCTCTGCACACGCTTGA CCACCCTCTGCCCAAAGCTGTTCTGCTGCTTTGCAAGGCGGTCCAGATGAGTCTGTCCCCTCTG AAGGGAGAGGGGGCGATAGCCTGCCTGTCCCACTGCGACAGAGCCAGCAGCTACCTGCGCTCCAGCATCTCGGTGCCCGTCGCCCAGACCGGGAACTGGCTGAACAAG GGGGTGGAGCTCCTCATCTGTGACCTTCTGCTGACTCTGAGGACCAGTTTATGGCAGCGAGGAGGCAGCAGTAACGGGGAACCTGGACTGGCTCCTGGATCCCAGTTGGCGGGTTTCCAGAGGGACCTCAGCGCGCTCAGAAAGCTCACACAGTGCTACAGACAGGCGCAACACAAG gtGTTTCTTCATGAGACCACAGTGAGGCTGATGGCTGGAGCCAGTCCCACAAGGACACACCAGCTGCTGGAGCACAACCTCCGACGCAGGACACACAACTCCTACACGGCCG AGGGTGAGTGCGTCCtgggtgaaagagagagggctCACGCCATCCTGCTGGCCTGCCGCCACCTGCCCATGCCCCTGCTGACCCCACCCGGGCACCGCGCCCGCCTGCTGGCCGAGGCCAAGCGCACCCTGGAGCGGGTGGGAGACCGACGGTCGCTGCAGGACTGTCAGCAGATACTGCTGCGCCTCAGCGGGGGCACGACCATCGCTGCCTCCTga
- the nol12 gene encoding nucleolar protein 12 — protein sequence MKNVKKHNNMSKKRKFKPGSKKRENKCIITFDDKDRQDYLTGFHKRKVERRKAAVAEIKKKIKEEQIRVREERHKEYIKMLKERTEALEEAEDDLEDAITGTTESVQYDHPNHTVTVTTISDLDLTGAHLLGPAASQVNGDDEDEENREEEKEETKAMPRKAGNPIMNKKIRSLSASLSTVTSKKRKGKQKVRGGRGRQTDKRPSGSESKIRAGRTSHAQRRRQTGKKVHHRE from the exons ATGAAAAacgtaaaaaaacacaacaatatgtCCAAAAAGCGTAAATTCAAGCCGGGAtccaagaaaagagaaaacaaatgcatcatCACGTTTGACgacaaagacagaca GGATTATTTAACTGGTTTCCATAAACGGAAGGTGGAGAGAAGGAAAGCAGCCGtggcagaaattaaaaagaaaatcaaggaAGAGCAGATCAGAGTGCGAGAAGAA AGGCACAAAGAATACATCAAGATGCTGAAGGAGAGGACAGAAGCTCTCG AGGAGGCTGAAGACGATCTGGAGGACGCGATAACCGGCACaacagagtctgtgcagtacgATCACCCAAACCACACCGTCACCGTGACGACCATCAGCGATCTGGACCTCACAGGGGCTCACCTGCTTGGACCCGCAGCAAGTCAG GTTAATGGGGACGACGAGGatgaagaaaacagagaggaagagaaggaggaaacCAAAGCAATGCCGAGAAAAGCCGGGAATCCAATCATGAACAAGAA GATCCGCTCCCTCTCTGCGTCGCTCAGCACCGTCACCAGCAAGAAGAGGAAAGGGAAGCAGAAAGTCCGAGGCGGACGAGGCCGTCAGACAGACAAGAGACCGAGTGGCTCAGAGAGTAAAATCAGAGCTGGAAGGACCAGCCACGCGCAGAGACGCAGACAAACCGGGAAAAAGGTGCATCATCGGGAGTGA